Proteins encoded in a region of the Acidobacteriota bacterium genome:
- a CDS encoding MoxR family ATPase, whose amino-acid sequence MVKSSQLVASPIESAVEPGLARLEQALHRVVRNSGDAVRLAVVAVLAQGHVLIEDVPGVGKTTLAQALARALDCNFQRIQFTSDLLPSDVIGVNIYSQSAERFEFHPGPLFTNLLLADEINRTTPKTQSALLEAMNERQVTVDHQSYPLPQPFWVMATQNPIEHHGTYPLPESQLDRFLLRIRMGYPAPADERAILRGEAGASILERLEPVISQAEILQLQRGVEAVQVSDDVVDYELALVDATRHHPALELGVSPRGMLMLHRAAQAWAMLEGRNYCVPHDVKRLLLPCCAHRVVLRGHAAEHASDTALQVLQEIGAQVAVPE is encoded by the coding sequence ATGGTAAAATCAAGCCAACTCGTGGCGAGCCCCATCGAATCCGCCGTGGAACCAGGTTTGGCGCGATTGGAGCAGGCGCTGCATCGCGTGGTGCGCAACTCCGGCGATGCGGTTCGTCTGGCCGTAGTCGCAGTGCTGGCGCAGGGGCACGTGCTCATTGAAGATGTCCCTGGCGTAGGCAAGACCACCCTGGCGCAGGCGCTGGCACGCGCCTTGGACTGCAACTTCCAGCGTATTCAGTTCACCAGCGATCTGCTGCCGAGCGATGTGATCGGCGTCAACATTTACAGCCAGTCGGCCGAGCGCTTCGAGTTCCATCCCGGTCCGCTGTTCACCAACCTATTACTGGCAGACGAGATTAACCGCACCACGCCCAAGACGCAATCGGCGCTGCTCGAGGCAATGAACGAGCGCCAGGTGACGGTGGATCATCAGTCTTACCCACTGCCGCAGCCGTTCTGGGTGATGGCGACGCAAAACCCGATCGAGCATCACGGCACCTATCCATTGCCCGAGTCGCAACTCGACCGCTTCCTGTTGCGCATCCGCATGGGCTACCCGGCGCCGGCCGACGAGCGCGCCATTCTGCGCGGTGAAGCCGGCGCCAGCATACTCGAGCGCCTGGAACCGGTCATCAGCCAGGCCGAGATACTGCAGTTGCAGCGCGGGGTTGAGGCGGTGCAGGTTTCCGATGATGTGGTCGATTACGAACTGGCGCTGGTGGATGCCACCCGCCATCATCCGGCGCTGGAACTGGGCGTAAGTCCGCGGGGCATGCTCATGCTGCATCGCGCGGCGCAGGCGTGGGCGATGCTGGAAGGCCGCAACTACTGCGTCCCGCATGACGTCAAGCGCCTGCTCCTGCCCTGCTGCGCCCATCGCGTAGTGCTGCGCGGACACGCCGCCGAGCACGCTTCCGATACCGCCCTGCAGGTGCTTCAGGAAATCGGCGCGCAGGTGGCTGTGCCGGAATAG
- a CDS encoding VWA domain-containing protein, whose translation MHRHPASLALILALVFGLGAAAAFAQGLPKQGPVIIPKKKTTPAQPTTPPPPPPGQQTLKPAQKPQYNFSVNVPEVQIPVSVQLKDGQFVPNLPAKDFEIFEDGVKQTIDKVTVTNDAPMTAVLLVQFNNTWYPILYNILNASYAFTGAMQPQDWVALETFDLKPTIVVDFTHNRRAIQAAISSLHFANFSESDLFDSLSNTIDRLNGVQGHKTIILIATGLNTFSHINFDQLRKQIAQTQNITIFSVSMSFALEEWLQENGYTGMSQMSLLQGDNEMRYFATATGGRYYQPRFIGGFSDVFRDIAGAVRSQYLISYVPTNKKLDGTRRNVKVALVAPDGQPLIITNQKQKKLKYTIDYRKTYTARHVVE comes from the coding sequence ATGCATCGCCATCCTGCATCTCTCGCGCTGATCCTTGCCCTGGTTTTTGGCTTGGGCGCCGCGGCCGCCTTCGCGCAGGGCCTGCCCAAGCAAGGCCCGGTCATCATTCCGAAAAAGAAGACCACGCCTGCGCAGCCCACCACACCCCCGCCACCGCCGCCCGGGCAGCAGACCCTGAAGCCCGCGCAGAAGCCACAATACAACTTCAGCGTCAATGTGCCTGAGGTTCAGATTCCGGTTTCGGTGCAGCTCAAGGATGGCCAGTTCGTGCCCAACCTGCCAGCCAAGGATTTCGAGATTTTTGAGGATGGTGTCAAGCAGACCATTGACAAGGTGACGGTCACCAACGACGCGCCCATGACCGCGGTGCTGCTGGTGCAGTTCAACAACACCTGGTATCCCATCCTCTATAACATCCTCAACGCCTCCTACGCCTTCACCGGCGCGATGCAGCCGCAGGATTGGGTGGCGCTGGAGACCTTCGATCTCAAGCCCACCATCGTGGTGGACTTTACCCACAACCGGCGCGCCATCCAGGCCGCCATCTCCTCGCTGCATTTCGCCAACTTCAGCGAAAGTGATCTGTTCGATTCCCTCTCCAACACGATTGACCGCCTCAATGGCGTTCAGGGCCACAAGACCATCATCCTCATCGCCACCGGCCTCAATACCTTCAGCCACATCAACTTCGATCAACTCCGCAAGCAGATCGCGCAGACGCAGAACATCACCATCTTCAGCGTCAGCATGAGCTTTGCGCTGGAGGAGTGGCTGCAGGAGAACGGCTACACCGGCATGTCGCAGATGAGCCTGCTGCAGGGCGACAACGAAATGCGTTACTTCGCCACCGCAACCGGAGGCCGCTATTACCAGCCGCGCTTCATCGGCGGCTTCTCCGATGTCTTCCGCGACATCGCCGGCGCCGTGCGCAGCCAGTACCTGATCAGCTATGTGCCCACCAACAAAAAACTCGACGGCACCAGGCGCAACGTCAAAGTCGCGCTGGTCGCCCCCGACGGGCAGCCGCTGATCATCACCAACCAGAAGCAGAAAAAGCTGAAGTACACCATCGACTACCGCAAGACCTACACCGCCCGGCACGTGGTGGAGTAG
- the trpS gene encoding tryptophan--tRNA ligase: MPKIALTGIKPSGHPHLGNYLGMIRPALALAERYQCLYFIADYHALTTLHQGDELRLYTREIAATWLALGLDPERALLYRQSDVPEVMELAWILSCFTAKGLLDRGHAFKDALAQQREVTAGLYTYPVLMAADILAFGAQVVPVGRDQKQHVEMCRDIAQRFNHAYGDLLVVPEALIQEEVETIPGLDGRKMSKSYDNTLPLFLDRAPLQKLVMRIQTDSTPVAEPKQPETAAVFQLYRHLVGAAAAAPLAAKLRAGGTGWAAAKQALAEALEAVLGEPRARYQQWLADPTGLAAVLAHGAERARALATPRLERIRRAVGVR; encoded by the coding sequence ATGCCTAAAATCGCGCTCACCGGAATCAAGCCCAGCGGCCATCCCCATCTCGGCAATTACCTGGGCATGATCCGTCCGGCGCTGGCCCTCGCCGAGCGCTATCAGTGCCTGTACTTCATTGCCGACTACCACGCCCTCACAACGCTGCATCAGGGCGATGAGCTGCGTCTCTATACACGCGAGATCGCGGCAACCTGGCTGGCGCTGGGTCTTGATCCGGAACGTGCCCTGCTGTACCGGCAGTCGGATGTGCCGGAGGTGATGGAGCTGGCCTGGATTCTCAGTTGTTTCACCGCCAAGGGGCTGCTCGACCGCGGCCACGCCTTTAAAGACGCGCTGGCGCAGCAACGCGAAGTCACCGCCGGACTGTATACCTACCCGGTGTTGATGGCCGCCGATATCCTCGCCTTTGGCGCCCAGGTGGTACCCGTGGGCCGCGACCAGAAGCAGCATGTGGAAATGTGCCGCGACATTGCGCAGCGCTTCAATCACGCCTACGGCGATTTGCTGGTCGTGCCCGAAGCGCTGATTCAGGAAGAGGTCGAAACCATTCCCGGTCTCGACGGCCGCAAGATGAGCAAGAGCTACGACAACACGCTGCCGCTGTTTCTGGACCGCGCGCCGCTGCAGAAGCTGGTGATGCGCATTCAGACCGATTCCACGCCTGTCGCCGAGCCCAAGCAGCCCGAAACCGCCGCCGTGTTTCAGCTCTACCGTCATCTGGTGGGTGCGGCCGCAGCCGCGCCTCTGGCCGCGAAATTGCGCGCGGGCGGAACCGGCTGGGCCGCCGCCAAGCAGGCGCTGGCGGAGGCGCTGGAGGCGGTGCTGGGCGAGCCGCGCGCCCGCTATCAGCAGTGGCTGGCCGATCCCACCGGGCTGGCCGCGGTGCTGGCCCATGGCGCCGAACGCGCCCGCGCGCTGGCGACGCCGCGCCTGGAACGCATCCGGCGTGCGGTCGGCGTTCGCTAG
- a CDS encoding N-acetylmuramoyl-L-alanine amidase encodes MTAGVRADHGGFYPNPDRLIIGLTGAHAAATTAAPAPAAPIPAAKPLANGRDSLTRALGLKIKTVVLDAGHGGHDTGTIGRGGLDEKNIVLDVTLRLGKLLRQRLGLNVVYTRTTDVFIPLQERTAIANAAHADLFVSIHANSGPSPQTRGVETYFLNFTRDPRALAVAARENAGSGDGIHDLPHLLQTIALNNKLEESHELAADVERSLSRATGEDNRGVKTAPFVVLIGARMPSILAEISFLSNGTDDRRLRTAAYRQRIAEGLYQGLRTYILSLSGTSAATIASDASVPAPHR; translated from the coding sequence ATGACGGCGGGCGTGCGCGCCGATCATGGCGGCTTTTATCCCAATCCCGACCGCCTGATCATCGGCCTTACCGGCGCCCATGCGGCTGCCACGACGGCGGCGCCTGCCCCGGCGGCGCCGATTCCTGCCGCCAAGCCGCTGGCCAACGGTCGCGATTCCCTCACCCGCGCCCTGGGCCTCAAAATCAAGACCGTGGTGCTCGACGCCGGCCATGGCGGCCACGATACCGGCACCATCGGCCGCGGCGGCTTAGACGAGAAGAACATCGTCCTGGACGTAACCCTGCGTCTGGGCAAACTATTGCGGCAGCGCCTGGGCCTCAACGTGGTCTATACCCGCACCACGGATGTCTTCATCCCGTTGCAGGAGCGCACCGCGATCGCCAACGCCGCGCATGCCGACCTGTTCGTTTCCATTCACGCCAACTCCGGCCCTTCCCCGCAAACCCGCGGCGTGGAGACCTATTTTCTGAATTTCACCCGTGACCCGCGCGCGCTGGCCGTGGCTGCGCGGGAAAATGCCGGCAGCGGTGACGGCATCCATGACTTGCCGCACCTGCTCCAGACCATCGCGCTCAACAACAAGCTGGAAGAATCGCACGAGCTTGCCGCCGATGTCGAACGCAGCCTGTCTCGGGCGACCGGCGAAGATAATCGCGGCGTCAAAACCGCGCCGTTCGTGGTGCTCATCGGCGCCCGCATGCCCTCCATCCTGGCGGAGATTTCCTTTCTCAGCAATGGCACCGATGACCGCCGTCTGCGCACCGCCGCCTATCGCCAGCGCATTGCCGAGGGACTTTATCAGGGGCTGCGCACCTATATTCTTTCGCTGAGCGGCACGTCCGCAGCTACTATTGCCAGCGACGCCTCCGTCCCCGCCCCGCACCGCTGA
- a CDS encoding UDP-glucose/GDP-mannose dehydrogenase family protein — translation MKLSVVGAGYVGLTSGACLAALGHDVLCVDADRAKIELLQTGGVPIYEQRLPEVIAAARAAGKLRFSSDIAEAIQFAQVIFICVGTPPDADGKANLAAVDAVTRAIAAHARGYRLVISKSTVPVRTGEQIQRVLSTCAQGLDFDVASNPEFLREGTGVYDFFHPDRIVVGCNEERAGERLRQIYAPVLEGTCHCGWHDQPSRSCGRTAPVWVATSVNSAELIKHASNSFLSMKISYANAIADICELAGADAAEVLRGIGLDHRIGEEFLRPGIGFGGFCFPKDLNAFVEMSAELGYDFGLLREVQAINARRVEQFMKKVRQELWVLQGKTLGVLGLAFKSETDDTRLSPAYAVVRELLRLGAHLRAFDPQAMGRARTELQGDIHYCDRAEDVAEGAEAVLILTEWPAFRTADWAAMGARMRQRLVFDARNLFAPGELEAHGFRHCGIGRGVAAVETLAHSE, via the coding sequence ATGAAGCTTTCCGTCGTCGGCGCAGGATACGTTGGTCTGACATCCGGCGCCTGTCTGGCGGCCCTTGGTCATGACGTGCTCTGCGTCGATGCCGACCGGGCCAAAATTGAGCTGCTGCAAACCGGGGGCGTGCCCATTTATGAACAACGCCTGCCGGAGGTGATTGCCGCAGCACGCGCGGCGGGCAAGCTCCGCTTCAGCAGCGATATTGCCGAGGCGATTCAGTTTGCGCAGGTCATCTTCATCTGCGTGGGAACGCCGCCGGATGCGGACGGAAAGGCGAACTTGGCGGCCGTGGATGCGGTGACGCGCGCCATTGCGGCCCATGCCCGCGGCTACCGGCTGGTGATCAGCAAGAGCACGGTGCCGGTGCGTACCGGGGAGCAGATTCAGCGGGTGCTGTCGACCTGTGCCCAAGGGCTCGACTTTGATGTGGCTTCGAACCCGGAATTTCTGCGCGAGGGCACTGGCGTCTACGATTTTTTCCATCCCGACCGGATTGTGGTGGGCTGCAACGAGGAGCGTGCCGGCGAGCGCCTGCGGCAAATCTATGCGCCGGTGCTGGAGGGCACCTGCCATTGCGGCTGGCATGACCAGCCCAGCCGCAGTTGCGGCAGGACAGCGCCGGTGTGGGTGGCCACCAGCGTCAACAGTGCAGAACTCATCAAACACGCCTCCAACTCGTTCCTCTCGATGAAGATTTCCTACGCCAATGCCATCGCTGACATTTGCGAACTGGCGGGCGCGGATGCCGCCGAAGTGCTGCGGGGCATCGGGCTGGACCACCGCATCGGCGAGGAATTTCTGCGGCCGGGCATCGGGTTTGGCGGATTTTGTTTCCCCAAGGACCTGAACGCGTTCGTGGAGATGTCAGCCGAACTGGGCTACGACTTCGGGCTGCTGCGGGAAGTGCAGGCCATCAACGCGCGCCGGGTGGAGCAGTTCATGAAGAAAGTGCGTCAGGAACTGTGGGTGTTGCAGGGCAAGACGCTGGGCGTGCTGGGACTGGCCTTCAAATCCGAAACCGACGACACGCGCCTGTCTCCCGCCTATGCTGTGGTGCGGGAGCTGCTGCGATTGGGCGCGCACTTGCGTGCGTTTGACCCGCAGGCAATGGGCCGCGCCCGCACCGAGCTCCAAGGCGACATTCACTACTGCGATCGCGCTGAAGACGTGGCCGAAGGGGCAGAAGCGGTGCTGATCCTGACCGAATGGCCGGCATTCCGCACGGCCGATTGGGCGGCCATGGGCGCGCGCATGCGCCAGCGCCTGGTGTTCGACGCGCGTAATCTATTCGCGCCTGGCGAACTCGAAGCGCATGGGTTCCGGCATTGCGGCATCGGACGTGGCGTGGCCGCAGTGGAAACCCTCGCGCACTCGGAATAG
- the lexA gene encoding transcriptional repressor LexA — protein MVLTKRQHEVLTFLQSFIEREGYCPSYEEIAAGLKLTSLATVHAHLATLEKKGCLRRGFNQSRSIELRRPPARRAADRGALPLLGRIAAGRPVEAIANAEEISLQDIARNRASFVLEVRGDSMIEDHIVDGDYVMVERRETAEDGQIVVALVDGVEATLKRLYHEPGGMIRLQPANAKMPPIHVAAKRVQVQGRVIGVLRKFQ, from the coding sequence ATGGTACTGACCAAGCGGCAACACGAAGTGCTGACGTTTTTGCAGTCCTTTATCGAACGCGAGGGGTATTGCCCAAGCTACGAGGAGATCGCCGCGGGGCTGAAGCTCACTTCGCTTGCCACCGTGCATGCGCATCTGGCGACGCTGGAGAAAAAAGGCTGCCTGCGGCGCGGCTTCAATCAAAGCCGCTCGATTGAGTTGCGGCGGCCGCCGGCGCGGCGCGCGGCCGACCGGGGCGCGCTGCCGCTACTGGGCCGCATCGCCGCCGGCCGGCCGGTCGAAGCCATCGCCAACGCGGAAGAAATCTCGCTGCAAGACATCGCCCGCAACCGCGCCAGCTTCGTGCTGGAGGTGCGCGGCGACAGCATGATCGAGGATCACATCGTCGACGGCGATTACGTCATGGTGGAGCGGCGCGAAACTGCCGAGGACGGCCAGATCGTGGTGGCGCTGGTGGATGGCGTCGAGGCGACGCTGAAACGGCTCTACCACGAGCCCGGCGGCATGATCCGGCTGCAACCGGCCAACGCCAAAATGCCTCCCATTCACGTGGCGGCGAAGCGCGTGCAGGTACAGGGGCGTGTGATCGGAGTGTTACGAAAATTTCAGTAG
- a CDS encoding 4a-hydroxytetrahydrobiopterin dehydratase, with amino-acid sequence MPSALAEKHCAPVPAGTAPLRGDALRRLAAETPKWEVISEHELRRKFAFPDFASALQFVNAIGAIAEREQHHPDISLGWGKAAVTTWTHSVNGLSENDFILAAQIDRLPQAS; translated from the coding sequence ATGCCATCCGCTCTCGCCGAAAAACACTGTGCGCCGGTTCCTGCCGGCACCGCGCCGCTGCGTGGCGATGCCCTGCGCCGGCTGGCTGCAGAGACGCCCAAGTGGGAAGTCATCTCCGAACACGAACTGCGGCGCAAATTCGCCTTCCCCGATTTCGCCAGTGCGCTGCAATTTGTGAATGCCATCGGCGCCATCGCCGAGCGCGAACAGCATCACCCCGACATCAGTCTCGGCTGGGGCAAAGCCGCCGTCACAACCTGGACGCATTCGGTCAACGGCCTAAGCGAGAATGATTTCATTCTTGCTGCCCAGATCGACCGCCTGCCGCAGGCGAGCTAG
- the aroF gene encoding 3-deoxy-7-phosphoheptulonate synthase: MLIRMQPDATTQQTGNVRTLLERLGFTTSALTYLGPGVYAAVPGDECEELPEPDLIADLRTQGALAGVAALEPLAGAALAARSQRPQGTRVRVGGTVIGGSEVVIIAGPCSVESREQLEQTALGARAAGAHLLRGGAYKPRTSPYAFQGLGRTGLELLAETGARVGLPVVTEVMTAEDAPLVAEYADMLQVGARSMQNFALLKRLGKLGKPVLLKRSPSATLEEWLGAAEYLLARGNNQVVLCERGIRGFDPHTRNTLDLSAVPALHELTHLPVLVDPSHGTGRRALIPAAARAAVAAGADGLCLEVHVRPEESVSDREQAIAPQELAELMPSLRAIAAAVGRTLPAPLAPAPPYEAAAAYSTTCRAV, translated from the coding sequence ATGTTAATTCGCATGCAGCCCGACGCCACGACGCAACAAACCGGAAACGTCCGCACCCTCCTGGAACGGCTGGGGTTTACCACCTCGGCGCTGACCTATCTGGGCCCGGGCGTGTACGCGGCCGTGCCCGGCGATGAATGCGAGGAGCTGCCCGAGCCGGATCTGATTGCCGATCTCCGGACGCAAGGTGCGCTGGCGGGGGTGGCAGCACTGGAGCCGCTCGCGGGAGCCGCCTTGGCGGCGCGGAGCCAACGGCCGCAGGGCACGCGGGTACGCGTGGGCGGGACGGTGATTGGCGGCAGCGAGGTAGTCATCATCGCGGGACCGTGTTCGGTCGAGAGCCGCGAGCAGCTCGAGCAAACCGCGCTGGGCGCGCGGGCAGCGGGCGCGCATCTGCTGCGCGGCGGCGCCTACAAGCCGCGCACCTCGCCTTACGCGTTTCAGGGACTGGGCCGCACCGGCCTCGAACTGCTCGCCGAAACGGGAGCGCGCGTGGGCTTACCGGTGGTGACGGAAGTCATGACCGCCGAAGATGCGCCGCTGGTAGCCGAGTACGCCGACATGCTGCAGGTGGGCGCGCGCAGCATGCAGAATTTCGCGCTGCTCAAACGGCTGGGCAAGCTGGGTAAGCCGGTGCTGCTGAAGCGTTCGCCCAGCGCCACCCTCGAAGAATGGCTGGGCGCGGCCGAATACCTGCTGGCGCGCGGCAACAATCAGGTGGTGCTGTGCGAGCGCGGCATCCGGGGCTTCGATCCGCACACGCGCAATACGCTCGATCTGAGCGCGGTGCCGGCGCTGCATGAGTTGACCCACCTGCCGGTGCTGGTCGATCCCAGCCACGGCACCGGGCGGCGCGCGCTGATCCCCGCGGCCGCGCGTGCCGCGGTCGCGGCCGGCGCCGACGGCCTGTGCCTCGAAGTGCACGTGCGGCCGGAAGAGTCGGTGTCCGACCGCGAGCAGGCCATCGCGCCCCAGGAGCTTGCGGAGCTGATGCCTTCACTGCGCGCCATCGCCGCCGCGGTCGGCCGCACGCTGCCGGCTCCGCTCGCACCCGCGCCGCCCTACGAGGCCGCCGCTGCCTACTCGACCACGTGCCGGGCGGTATAG
- a CDS encoding S9 family peptidase, with amino-acid sequence MPRLLPLALLGLSVALSAQAPGAAAPGGFTLRQVMDSPFPSSLVASTQGEHIAWTEDLRGVRNVFVADGPSFRPIQLTHYTLDDGQQIAALQITPDGKTVVYARGSEWNRLDHTADPNSSVVQPQQQVWSVTRGQEPVLLGEMGCPNEDCEDITLSPDGQWVIWAARNLLWIAPTSGKQQAHMLVWIQGDNLQPQWSPDGKRIAWVTRRPGHSLIAVYTLGGSYIHYLAPSVDNDSYPRWSPDGSEIVFIRERHFDKILPPPDGPEPADLEPGPIPAVSIPKWELWVADATTFTAHRFWESGTQPDDTLYRTTMGDALQVGANHEVLFSSEADGWNHLYSVSDVTTDGKLNTAKLLTPGQFEIKAVTLLPDKTTVVYNSNQNDIDRRHLWRVPLDGSSAPVAVTQGATIEWSPVETGDGKQLVCLGSSGTSPAMPYVIGAGGERTMIGALPADFPGNQLVTPTQVIFPSTDGLHIHGQLFRPRSAAADKPLPTLIFVHGGSRRQMMLGFHPMDYYHYAYAENEYLTSLGFNVLSVNYRTGIMYGRAFRMAPHTGPRGGKEYDDIVAANQYLRTLPFVDPHRIGIWGGSYGGYLTGMALSHNSDLFAAGVDFHGVEDWSTIYSRGGPPPAPWQYDHPGQSDQVPPGQRGNLGFDSSPDAYVANWRSPVLLIQGDDDRNVDFGQMIGLVGRLRAAKVPFEQMVLPDEIHGFLRWISWIHTYAATANFFQRVLQEGQTIATNN; translated from the coding sequence ATGCCTCGTCTGCTCCCTCTTGCTCTCCTTGGCCTCTCCGTTGCCCTGTCGGCGCAAGCGCCGGGCGCGGCCGCTCCCGGCGGCTTCACGCTGCGGCAGGTGATGGATTCGCCCTTCCCCAGCTCGCTAGTGGCCTCCACGCAGGGCGAGCATATCGCCTGGACGGAAGACCTGCGCGGCGTGCGCAATGTGTTCGTGGCAGATGGCCCCAGCTTCCGGCCCATCCAGCTCACCCATTACACCCTCGACGACGGCCAGCAGATCGCGGCGCTGCAAATCACGCCCGATGGCAAGACTGTGGTCTACGCGCGCGGCAGCGAATGGAATCGGCTCGACCACACCGCCGATCCAAACAGCAGCGTGGTACAGCCGCAGCAACAGGTGTGGTCGGTGACGCGTGGCCAGGAGCCGGTCTTGCTGGGCGAGATGGGCTGCCCCAATGAGGATTGCGAGGACATCACCCTGTCACCGGATGGGCAATGGGTGATCTGGGCGGCACGCAACCTGCTCTGGATTGCACCCACATCAGGCAAGCAGCAGGCGCACATGCTGGTGTGGATTCAGGGCGATAACCTGCAGCCGCAATGGTCGCCGGACGGCAAACGCATCGCCTGGGTGACCCGGCGGCCCGGACATTCCCTCATTGCCGTCTACACCCTCGGCGGCTCTTACATTCACTACCTTGCCCCATCGGTCGACAACGACTCCTATCCGCGCTGGTCGCCGGACGGTTCCGAGATCGTCTTCATCCGCGAGCGGCACTTTGACAAGATTCTGCCGCCGCCGGACGGCCCCGAGCCCGCCGATCTCGAACCGGGGCCAATTCCGGCGGTCAGCATTCCCAAGTGGGAGCTGTGGGTGGCCGACGCCACAACCTTCACCGCGCATCGCTTCTGGGAGAGCGGCACGCAGCCGGATGACACGCTGTACCGCACCACCATGGGCGATGCTTTGCAGGTTGGCGCCAATCACGAGGTGTTGTTTAGCTCGGAAGCCGACGGCTGGAACCACCTCTACTCGGTTTCGGACGTAACTACCGATGGCAAGCTCAACACCGCCAAGCTGCTGACGCCGGGGCAATTCGAGATCAAGGCGGTGACGCTGCTGCCCGACAAGACGACGGTGGTGTACAACTCGAACCAGAACGATATTGATCGCCGCCACTTGTGGCGGGTGCCGCTCGATGGCAGCAGCGCGCCAGTGGCCGTCACGCAAGGAGCGACGATCGAATGGAGTCCGGTAGAAACCGGCGATGGCAAGCAACTCGTCTGCCTGGGATCGAGCGGTACTTCGCCGGCCATGCCCTATGTGATTGGCGCCGGGGGCGAGCGCACCATGATCGGCGCGTTGCCGGCGGATTTTCCCGGGAACCAACTGGTCACGCCCACGCAGGTGATATTCCCCTCCACCGACGGCCTTCACATTCACGGCCAGCTCTTCCGGCCGCGCAGCGCCGCGGCGGACAAGCCGCTACCCACGCTGATTTTCGTCCATGGCGGCTCGCGCCGGCAGATGATGCTGGGCTTCCACCCGATGGATTACTATCACTACGCCTACGCGGAGAATGAATACCTGACCAGCCTCGGTTTCAACGTGCTTTCGGTGAACTACCGCACCGGCATCATGTACGGGCGGGCGTTCCGCATGGCGCCCCACACGGGCCCGCGCGGCGGCAAAGAATACGACGATATCGTGGCCGCGAATCAGTATTTGCGCACGTTGCCGTTTGTCGATCCGCACCGCATCGGCATCTGGGGCGGCTCCTACGGCGGCTACCTGACCGGCATGGCGCTGTCGCACAACTCCGATCTGTTTGCCGCGGGCGTGGATTTCCACGGCGTCGAGGATTGGAGCACCATCTATTCGCGCGGCGGGCCGCCCCCAGCGCCCTGGCAGTACGACCATCCTGGACAGAGCGACCAAGTGCCACCGGGTCAGCGCGGCAATCTCGGGTTCGATTCCTCCCCTGATGCCTATGTCGCCAACTGGCGCTCGCCAGTGCTGCTGATTCAGGGCGACGACGACCGCAACGTGGATTTTGGGCAGATGATCGGCCTCGTCGGCCGCCTGCGCGCCGCCAAAGTGCCCTTCGAACAAATGGTGCTGCCCGATGAGATTCACGGCTTCCTGCGCTGGATCAGTTGGATCCACACCTACGCCGCGACCGCGAACTTCTTCCAGCGGGTACTGCAGGAAGGCCAGACCATCGCGACCAACAATTAG
- a CDS encoding penicillin-binding protein: MPKLFRSSHIHLLLVIGVAAALLLPGAAQSRRRHRSHIRRVHYTQSWNARPVAYGLSADDVTGGEDPVLRAAAVNALGERNGTAVVVDPNSGRILTMVNQGLALSAQYQPCSTTKMAVGLAALDHGVVTENQPVRIAPHDSVTFVKAMAYSINAYFEALGRRMGFDAVTDFEREVGLGERAGWNIPGEDPGKVPTQPGPGGVAKLSSFGQGVYISPLQLAALVTAIANGGTLYYLQHPTTREQVADFTPRVKRHLNIANYAPVIKDGMMAAVMYGTARGARIRGEHILGKTGTCSRDGTRFGLFASYQGIDHPQLVVVVILRGNGAVSGPRAADVAGKIYAALDREHIFTAETRPTSWPALTLRDGGY, from the coding sequence GTGCCCAAGCTTTTCCGCTCATCGCATATACATCTCTTGCTGGTCATTGGCGTGGCTGCCGCCCTGCTGTTGCCAGGCGCAGCGCAATCACGCCGCAGACACCGCAGCCATATCCGCCGCGTGCATTACACGCAGAGCTGGAACGCCCGCCCGGTCGCCTACGGCCTGAGCGCCGACGATGTGACCGGCGGCGAGGACCCAGTCCTGCGCGCCGCGGCAGTGAATGCGCTGGGCGAACGCAACGGCACCGCCGTGGTCGTCGATCCGAACAGCGGGCGCATTCTCACCATGGTGAATCAAGGACTGGCGCTTTCGGCTCAGTACCAGCCCTGCTCGACTACCAAGATGGCGGTGGGACTGGCGGCGCTCGATCACGGCGTGGTCACGGAGAATCAGCCGGTACGGATCGCACCCCATGATTCGGTCACCTTCGTCAAGGCCATGGCGTACTCCATCAACGCCTATTTCGAGGCGCTGGGCCGGCGCATGGGCTTTGACGCGGTGACGGACTTCGAGCGCGAAGTCGGCTTGGGCGAACGCGCCGGCTGGAACATCCCCGGCGAAGATCCGGGCAAAGTGCCGACGCAGCCGGGACCGGGCGGCGTGGCCAAGCTGAGCAGCTTCGGTCAGGGCGTCTACATTTCGCCACTGCAATTGGCGGCGCTGGTAACTGCCATCGCCAACGGCGGCACCCTCTATTACCTGCAGCACCCGACGACGCGCGAGCAGGTAGCCGACTTCACGCCGCGCGTGAAGCGCCACCTGAATATCGCCAACTATGCACCTGTCATCAAGGACGGCATGATGGCAGCAGTGATGTACGGCACCGCGCGCGGCGCCCGCATCCGCGGCGAGCACATTCTGGGCAAGACGGGCACCTGCAGCCGTGACGGCACCCGCTTCGGCCTGTTCGCCAGCTATCAGGGCATCGACCATCCGCAACTGGTGGTGGTGGTGATTTTGCGCGGCAACGGCGCCGTCTCCGGCCCGCGCGCCGCCGACGTCGCGGGCAAGATCTACGCCGCCCTCGACCGCGAGCACATCTTCACCGCCGAAACCCGCCCCACCTCCTGGCCCGCCCTGACTCTCCGCGACGGCGGCTATTAG